A stretch of DNA from Desulfobotulus mexicanus:
CAGGTCCGCCTCAGTTGGTTGGTAAAAATAAAGGTGCAGCCCAACCGAGGCCGGTTACAGCAAGCGAGATTGTTGCTTCGAATGCTGCCAAAATTCGCTGGAAGATGGCGCGTGAAGCGATGAAACAAATCGGTGTGGCTAAAGGGTGTAAGGTTCTTGAAAAAGATTATTGGATGGAAACCAATATTGGCGGGGCAAACCCGAGACACATACAGGGGTTGAAGTTTGGTGAAGGCTTTAAAGGCAGCAGTGAACGCTTTGCTTTTAATTTCAGTAGAAAGCATATGGAAAAGGGAGGCCCTTCCGTTAAGTATGTTAGAGAGGATGAACGCCCGAATTACAGGATTCATATCAAAAATGGCCTGATGCAGGTTCCGAAAACCACAGTATCTTCAGGAATGCCGGGTGCCTTTGAACCTTTGAATACAGCCGGTGCGATTTTTATCATTGACAGGGATAAAAATTTATACTGGAGCAGGGGATTGGACTGTCACCCTGATGGTCAGGTTTTTCACCATTCTTCCGTTGTGTGCGGGGTGGCAGTACTCTTTGCGGGTGGTATTGCAGTTGCGGAAGGCCAGCTTACTTCCATCGACAATATGAGCGGGCATTACAGGCCCGGCAAGGAGCATTTGCTAGAGGCAGTAAGACTTCTTAGGGTCAAAGGTGTTAAGCTGGATGAAGTAATTGTCACATACCTTGAAGGATTTAACGAAGAAAATATTCCTATAGTTAAGAATTATAATGCTTTATCTTTTTTAAAGGAGATTTGTTAACCCAAGTTTGTCATTTTTTCTAAAAACCCTATGAAATCAAGCGAAGTGATTTTTTATGGCGTCAATAAACTTTTCATTCACCCCGTCCCCATGCAGGGTCATGCGGAGAAATCCCTGATTCTGAATACCGGTAAGACGATTCAGGTTGGCAGTCAGAAAGCCCTGTTTTGCCAGAAGCTCATGGAGTGCATCCGCTCCAAGATTCCGGTGACGGAACATGAGCGTATTGGTATCGGAGTTAAGAAAGCTGAAAGCCCCAAGCTCTGAATTTTTTTCTCTGATAAGCTCAAAAAAGTGGGTTTTACGCTCCAGATTGCGCTTTCTGATCTCATTGACATAGTCCGTATCCAGAACTGCAAGCTGGGCCATATAAAGGGAAAACCAGGAAAAGGGAAACATGGGTCGGTAGGTATTGACGGCCTGCCTGAGACTTTCTGAAGAAGCAATCATATATCCGACCCTTGCACTGGGCAGGCAGTGAACCTTTGAAAAGGTGCGGAGTACCATCAGGTTCGGGTATGATTTAAGGAATGCACTGGCACTGCGTATGGCATCGGGCCTGTCCGTATATTCTCCGTATGCTTCGTCTATCACCACAAAGGTGCCGGTTGCCGAGGCATGGGAAAGGAGGGCATGGATATCATCTAAGGCAATGAACTGTCCTGTGGGATTGACAGGATTGCTGATCCATAAAAGTCTGTATTTTTTTCCTTTATCTCCCGGCAAAGCCTTTCAATGAATTCCCCATCCCAGCAGAGGCCCGGAACTTCCATGAAAGTAAGGGAAGCCCCCATTCTGAAGGAAGCGCTTTCAAAAACATCAAAATTGGGAACCGGAATCAGTACAGGATCCCCCGGGTCCAGCACAGACCGGGCAATGTGATCGATGACGGATTCCAGACCGGCTCCAAAGACAAACCATTCCGGAGGAATGTCATGGTGAAGGGAAAGCTGCTTTCTGAGACGCTGATAGCTGTTCTCGGGGTATTCGGTCAGGCTTCCCGTGATAAGACCGAGAAGCTCCGGTGTTTCAAGAACATCCTGAATCAGTGGAGAAAAGCCGTCGATATTTTTTCCAACATCAAAGCGGTACACTTTTTCGAGGGCATATTTATTTTTCAAAGCCTCCACGATGGTAAGTTCATCCACATACTTGTGCAGGTAGTCGCTGGATTCTCTGGCAAGGGCCATGCGGGTGAGACGGGAAAGGCAGGTCTCCGTGTTCATGGATATCTCCTTTGATCAAAAGACCGGAACAAAAGGTATTTTCAGGAAATGGTCCTGTTACGGGAAAGAAGATAAAAACTTCTGCGTCCTGTATCGCTTGTCTCCGAAAAAAGTCTTGTGGCATGGTAGGATCGGCGGTTCAGGTATTCCGTAAAAACGCAGCGGATATCCTGCTGCCAGCGC
This window harbors:
- a CDS encoding aminotransferase class I/II-fold pyridoxal phosphate-dependent enzyme, which encodes MPGDKGKKYRLLWISNPVNPTGQFIALDDIHALLSHASATGTFVVIDEAYGEYTDRPDAIRSASAFLKSYPNLMVLRTFSKVHCLPSARVGYMIASSESLRQAVNTYRPMFPFSWFSLYMAQLAVLDTDYVNEIRKRNLERKTHFFELIREKNSELGAFSFLNSDTNTLMFRHRNLGADALHELLAKQGFLTANLNRLTGIQNQGFLRMTLHGDGVNEKFIDAIKNHFA